The Acidicapsa ligni genome has a window encoding:
- a CDS encoding TonB-dependent receptor: protein MSLPVNQSKLVSLFHGRSSLCSRLFCATILLLLSTVAHAGVIRGIVTDTTGATVTGASIVLMQGNKAVSTTVSGADGTYQFVTGKSGRFSVITSAPSFRALETPAFYASQGSNIERSIVLEPQWVHQSIVVTATGTPVPQQQTSVSTTVFTSLDLARRDDLVSVLRLQPGVVMAQTGQRGAQASMFIRGGDSNASKTLTDGVNASEIGGIFDFGSVSPTGIQSTEIYRGPDSSLYGADAASGVVNFNTPRGFDNSPVVSFMGDLGNFNTARNDLQLAGSRNKLDYYGAYSWLQTANSLPMDQYHAGTSVGNFGYQPISSVQLRGTVRYGVTAVGVPNAWDFYGISDDRKQSDQNLYMGGSLDFQMTADFHNKVQYGGTRKREQSMQWYAAGLCEPVDTCDLPFPDAGNFYGNDVTIRGANGAQVVGQAILDYSSGNGSVYPNRLDLVTNRDEIQYEGDFHFTPHLVGLIGFHYENERGTEVEPVYFLNDVVQRNNYDYLAEIHGDFKSRFFYTVGGSLGKYQIIGTQTSPRAGFSYYVLKPRSGFFNGTRLSGNFADAVREPTLADQSGSLYTFLLANGGQQTINQLHISQLAAPTARTWEGGIEQDLLGERMIVHLNVFHNQFGRQIEGVGAGLIPQLLPNLSAAAQQQLEAFLNNSGAFSLDINSQAFRALGVESTVEGGIGRHIFLRGGYTYLDAVVQRSFSSDNEALLGVAQPTYNGIPIGIYSPLTGARPFRRPPHTGYISGSYAGQRWTIASTAAFSSRSDDSTYLGYMDINQGNSLLLPNRNLDYGFAKIDFGGSFQLLSRLGIYGQAENLTSNQHIAPIGYPSLPFNFRVGLRIQVGGSKKTNN, encoded by the coding sequence ATGTCTCTGCCTGTTAATCAGTCCAAGTTAGTCAGTTTGTTTCATGGCCGTTCCAGCCTGTGTTCGCGCTTATTCTGCGCAACGATCCTTCTATTGCTCTCGACAGTAGCTCACGCCGGAGTTATCCGTGGCATCGTCACCGACACTACCGGAGCCACAGTCACCGGTGCATCGATCGTCCTCATGCAGGGCAATAAGGCCGTCTCCACGACAGTCTCCGGCGCCGATGGCACCTATCAATTCGTGACCGGCAAGAGTGGCCGTTTTTCGGTCATCACCAGCGCGCCCAGCTTTCGTGCATTGGAGACACCTGCCTTCTACGCTTCCCAGGGTTCCAACATCGAGCGCTCCATCGTTCTCGAACCACAATGGGTCCATCAGTCGATCGTAGTCACCGCCACTGGAACACCCGTTCCTCAGCAGCAGACCAGCGTCTCCACCACCGTTTTTACCTCGCTGGATCTCGCTCGCCGCGATGATCTGGTCAGCGTCCTCCGCCTTCAGCCCGGCGTCGTCATGGCGCAAACCGGACAGCGTGGCGCACAAGCCTCCATGTTCATTCGGGGTGGAGATTCCAATGCCAGCAAAACCCTCACCGACGGCGTAAACGCCAGCGAAATCGGCGGCATCTTCGACTTCGGCTCCGTCTCTCCAACCGGTATCCAGAGCACCGAAATCTATCGTGGACCAGACAGCAGCCTCTACGGTGCCGACGCAGCCAGCGGCGTAGTCAACTTCAATACTCCGCGCGGATTCGATAACTCTCCCGTAGTTTCCTTCATGGGCGATCTGGGCAACTTCAACACCGCCCGCAACGACCTCCAGCTCGCCGGCAGCCGCAACAAGTTGGACTACTACGGCGCCTATTCCTGGCTGCAGACCGCAAACTCCCTGCCCATGGACCAATACCACGCAGGCACCAGCGTCGGAAACTTCGGCTATCAGCCCATCTCCAGCGTTCAACTTCGCGGCACAGTCCGCTATGGCGTCACTGCCGTTGGAGTTCCAAATGCATGGGATTTCTACGGCATCAGCGACGACCGCAAGCAGAGTGACCAGAACCTCTACATGGGCGGCTCTCTCGATTTTCAGATGACCGCGGACTTCCACAACAAGGTTCAATACGGCGGCACTCGCAAGCGCGAACAATCCATGCAGTGGTACGCAGCAGGCCTCTGTGAACCAGTCGACACCTGCGATCTCCCCTTTCCGGACGCTGGCAATTTCTACGGCAACGATGTCACCATTCGTGGCGCTAACGGAGCCCAGGTTGTAGGCCAGGCCATCCTCGACTACTCCTCCGGCAACGGCTCTGTCTATCCCAATCGCCTCGATCTCGTCACCAATCGCGACGAAATCCAATACGAAGGCGACTTCCACTTCACGCCCCATCTCGTCGGCCTCATCGGCTTTCACTATGAAAACGAACGTGGCACCGAAGTCGAACCTGTCTATTTCCTCAACGATGTCGTGCAGCGCAACAACTACGATTACCTCGCCGAGATTCACGGTGACTTCAAGAGCCGCTTCTTCTACACCGTCGGCGGCAGCCTCGGAAAATATCAGATCATCGGCACGCAGACATCGCCACGCGCCGGTTTCTCCTACTATGTGCTCAAGCCCCGTTCTGGATTCTTCAATGGTACCCGCCTGAGCGGCAACTTTGCCGACGCCGTCCGCGAACCCACGTTGGCCGACCAATCCGGTTCGCTATACACCTTCCTCCTGGCCAATGGCGGTCAGCAGACCATCAACCAACTCCACATTTCACAGCTCGCCGCACCAACCGCGCGAACCTGGGAAGGTGGCATCGAGCAAGACCTGCTCGGCGAACGCATGATCGTCCATCTCAACGTCTTCCACAACCAGTTTGGCCGCCAGATCGAGGGTGTCGGCGCCGGGCTCATTCCACAATTGCTGCCCAATCTCTCCGCGGCAGCACAGCAGCAGCTCGAAGCCTTTCTGAATAACAGTGGCGCCTTTTCGCTGGACATCAACTCACAGGCCTTCCGCGCTCTCGGCGTCGAGTCCACGGTTGAGGGCGGCATCGGTCGCCATATCTTCCTCCGCGGCGGCTATACCTATCTGGATGCAGTAGTCCAGCGCTCGTTCTCCAGCGACAATGAAGCACTCCTCGGAGTTGCCCAGCCCACCTACAACGGCATCCCGATTGGCATCTACTCGCCACTCACCGGAGCACGTCCATTCCGCCGCCCGCCGCACACCGGCTACATCTCCGGCAGCTACGCAGGCCAGCGCTGGACCATCGCCTCGACCGCCGCTTTCTCCAGCCGCAGCGATGACTCCACCTACCTCGGCTATATGGACATCAACCAGGGCAACTCGCTCCTGCTGCCCAATCGCAACCTCGACTACGGCTTCGCCAAGATCGACTTCGGCGGAAGCTTCCAGTTGCTCTCACGCCTGGGCATCTACGGTCAGGCCGAAAACCTCACCAGCAACCAGCACATCGCCCCCATCGGCTACCCCAGCCTCCCATTTAACTTCCGAGTGGGCCTGCGTATCCAGGTAGGCGGCTCCAAAAAAACCAATAATTAG
- a CDS encoding RidA family protein, translating into MSIKRYGVEGGKGTGGQHLPFARAVEADGWLYVSGQVPMVQGEVITGNIVVQSQQAIQNLLTILKEAGYGPEHVVRCGVWLEDPRDFTSFNKVFKEHFGEHPPARACVVSSMVIDCKVEIDCVAYKAPGN; encoded by the coding sequence ATGAGTATCAAGCGGTATGGAGTGGAAGGAGGCAAGGGAACTGGCGGACAACATCTACCCTTCGCGCGCGCGGTCGAAGCCGACGGCTGGTTGTATGTATCGGGACAGGTTCCGATGGTCCAGGGCGAAGTCATCACAGGCAACATCGTTGTTCAATCGCAACAGGCAATTCAGAATCTCCTGACGATTCTCAAAGAAGCAGGCTATGGTCCAGAGCACGTCGTGCGATGTGGCGTCTGGCTTGAGGATCCCCGCGACTTCACTTCGTTCAATAAAGTCTTCAAAGAGCACTTCGGCGAACACCCACCCGCACGTGCCTGTGTCGTCTCAAGCATGGTCATCGATTGCAAGGTAGAGATCGATTGCGTTGCATACAAAGCGCCCGGCAATTGA
- a CDS encoding GntP family permease yields MIDSHSIFLLVSTLIAVVGLILLIAVFKLNPFITLLLASLSLALVTGMSASTVIHSFEAGVGATLGHIAVVVALGTMLGKMMAESGGADQIAYTLIRLFGEKRVHWAMVLIGLVVGLPAFFEVGFVLLIPIVYTVARRTRTSLIMVGLPMVAGLSVVHGLVPPHPAALLAVTIYKADVGRTIFYALLVGIPTAIIAGPLYAKLIAPHINLPTENPISAQFVDHGADHESGRSLPSFGLTLFSILLPVLLMLIGSWADAISTPKSALNEGLHLVGNDDVALLIGVLLSFFTLGRLRGFSRDTILRFSNECLAPTATITLLVGAGGGFGRILQDSGVSQAIIGVALQSHIPLLVLAWLLAALMRLATGSATVAMTTAAGIVAPIALHSPGVHPELLAIATGAGSLIFSHVNDGGFWLVKEYFNMTVAQTIKTWSVCETIISVTALLLTITLSFAV; encoded by the coding sequence ATGATCGACTCCCACAGCATATTCCTGCTGGTCTCGACGCTGATCGCGGTCGTTGGCCTGATTCTGCTTATCGCAGTCTTCAAGCTGAACCCATTCATCACGCTGCTGCTCGCCTCGCTGTCGCTTGCCCTGGTCACGGGCATGTCCGCTTCAACTGTCATTCATTCTTTTGAGGCGGGCGTAGGAGCAACCCTGGGCCACATCGCCGTCGTCGTTGCGCTGGGCACCATGCTTGGAAAGATGATGGCAGAGTCCGGTGGCGCGGACCAGATCGCATACACGCTCATACGGCTCTTCGGTGAGAAACGTGTGCATTGGGCGATGGTTCTCATCGGCCTCGTAGTTGGATTGCCTGCCTTCTTTGAAGTAGGATTCGTCCTCCTGATCCCCATCGTGTATACAGTTGCGCGACGTACACGAACATCGCTGATCATGGTTGGCCTGCCCATGGTCGCCGGGCTCTCCGTGGTTCACGGATTAGTTCCGCCTCACCCCGCGGCGTTGCTTGCCGTAACCATCTATAAGGCCGATGTGGGCCGCACCATCTTTTATGCCCTGCTTGTCGGTATTCCCACGGCGATCATCGCTGGGCCGCTTTATGCGAAACTCATCGCTCCGCATATAAACCTTCCAACAGAGAATCCCATCTCCGCGCAGTTTGTCGATCATGGAGCTGATCACGAGTCAGGACGCAGCCTGCCCAGCTTCGGCCTCACCTTGTTCTCCATCCTTCTGCCCGTTCTTCTCATGCTGATCGGCAGTTGGGCAGACGCAATCAGCACTCCCAAAAGCGCCTTGAATGAGGGACTGCATCTGGTTGGCAACGACGACGTAGCACTACTGATCGGTGTGCTGCTAAGTTTCTTTACTCTGGGACGGCTGCGAGGCTTCTCGCGAGATACGATCCTGCGCTTCAGCAACGAATGCCTCGCCCCCACGGCGACCATCACGCTCCTGGTCGGCGCAGGCGGAGGCTTCGGGAGAATTCTGCAGGACAGCGGAGTATCGCAGGCCATCATCGGTGTTGCATTGCAGAGCCATATTCCATTGCTGGTATTGGCGTGGTTACTGGCCGCTTTGATGCGTTTGGCCACAGGCTCGGCGACAGTAGCCATGACCACCGCAGCCGGCATCGTGGCCCCAATCGCATTGCACAGCCCGGGAGTTCACCCCGAGCTGCTGGCGATTGCCACCGGAGCAGGATCGCTCATCTTCTCCCACGTAAACGATGGTGGTTTCTGGCTCGTCAAGGAGTACTTCAACATGACCGTCGCACAAACCATCAAGACCTGGTCCGTCTGCGAAACCATCATCTCGGTTACGGCGTTGCTTCTCACGATCACCTTGTCATTCGCGGTTTAA
- a CDS encoding N-acyl-D-amino-acid deacylase family protein: MLSCDTLIRNASVIDGTGAASEQLDVALRDGHICAIDTTLDFHASVVKDAKGLVLAPGFIDVHTHDDISVIRTPAMLPKISQGVTTVIVGNCGISASPVHLRGELPDPMNLLGGPEDFRYPTFAAYVAAVNDARPAVNVAALIGHTALRNNHMDRLDRTATQAETEAMRVQLQEALDGGALGLSSGLAYLSANAASTEEVLALAQLLAAAGAVYTTHMRTEADAILDAMSEAFTIGRLSHVPVIISHLKCAGIANWGRSGEVLQALEKASTTQDVGCDCYPYAAGSSTLDLRQVDERVKITITWSTPHPEMAGQSLSRIAESWSISQLEAAQRLRPAGAIYHSISEEDMRRILRHPATMIGSDGLPNDPRPHPRLWGTFPRVLGHYSREEKLFSLPEAVHKMTGMPAQRFGLAERGWIRVGYCADLVLFDPKTILDTATFSDPMRASEGIAGVWVNGVLTYTSQGATSDRAGRFVTRSKTAWI; the protein is encoded by the coding sequence ATGCTTAGTTGCGACACTCTTATCCGGAATGCAAGCGTTATCGATGGTACTGGCGCTGCTTCTGAACAACTGGACGTTGCTCTTCGCGATGGCCATATCTGCGCGATCGATACCACTCTTGATTTCCATGCATCTGTAGTCAAAGATGCGAAAGGCCTTGTACTGGCTCCTGGCTTTATCGATGTGCATACGCACGATGACATCAGTGTGATTCGCACTCCGGCAATGCTGCCCAAAATCTCGCAGGGAGTTACAACTGTCATTGTCGGCAACTGTGGCATCAGCGCTTCTCCGGTCCATCTACGCGGTGAACTTCCCGATCCCATGAACCTCCTGGGTGGCCCCGAAGATTTTCGCTATCCCACGTTTGCCGCCTATGTTGCCGCAGTAAACGACGCGCGGCCCGCAGTGAATGTAGCCGCTCTGATCGGTCACACCGCTCTTCGAAATAACCACATGGATAGGCTCGACCGTACCGCAACCCAAGCCGAGACCGAAGCCATGCGCGTGCAGTTGCAAGAGGCGCTCGACGGCGGTGCGCTCGGTCTGAGTTCGGGTCTTGCTTACCTCTCAGCCAATGCCGCATCGACGGAAGAGGTCCTGGCGCTGGCTCAGTTATTAGCCGCAGCCGGTGCCGTATATACAACTCACATGCGAACCGAGGCCGATGCAATTCTCGACGCCATGAGTGAGGCTTTCACTATCGGTCGACTCAGCCATGTCCCGGTTATTATTTCTCATCTGAAATGCGCTGGCATCGCCAACTGGGGGCGGAGCGGCGAAGTCCTGCAAGCACTGGAGAAGGCGAGCACCACGCAGGATGTTGGCTGCGATTGCTATCCCTACGCAGCAGGTTCGAGCACACTCGATCTGCGTCAGGTAGATGAGCGCGTCAAGATCACCATTACCTGGAGCACACCGCATCCAGAGATGGCAGGGCAATCTCTGTCACGCATCGCCGAGAGTTGGAGCATCTCTCAACTCGAAGCAGCACAGCGGCTCCGGCCCGCTGGAGCCATCTATCACAGCATTTCAGAAGAAGACATGCGCCGTATTCTGCGCCATCCTGCCACCATGATCGGCTCCGATGGATTGCCCAACGATCCCCGGCCGCATCCTCGCTTATGGGGAACGTTCCCTCGTGTGCTCGGTCATTACAGCCGCGAAGAAAAACTGTTCTCGCTTCCCGAAGCAGTCCACAAGATGACCGGTATGCCAGCCCAAAGATTTGGGCTCGCTGAGCGTGGATGGATACGCGTAGGCTATTGCGCAGACCTCGTGCTCTTCGATCCGAAAACAATTCTCGACACGGCAACATTTTCTGATCCGATGCGCGCATCCGAGGGGATAGCGGGCGTATGGGTTAACGGCGTTCTCACCTACACATCCCAAGGCGCTACATCGGACCGAGCAGGACGCTTCGTAACTCGCAGCAAAACCGCCTGGATTTAA
- a CDS encoding TonB-dependent receptor, with product MTTTHFRRFAAGTLLAIAAVLYCCAPALAQQTLGSINGTVLDASGAAVPNATVTVINTQISLSRTAKSQGNGFFQVFNLPIGTYDVKITGAGFETTDENGITVQEARATTIDVRLKIGQASESVEVTANPLLNATDATNGYTLDAGQIAETPLATGSFTQLAVLSPGVNAELLSGLDSNSGLGNQPIWANGQRDTSNTMQVNGVDVTNIFNGKTSSSSTSQRYNFNIGAGSTSGSSSAGTGVTGGANPTGTSVFGSNGNSLPSPVPETIEEVRVNTSMYDAQQGATSGAQIDVNTKTGTNAFHGQIYGTFANNALNASPFFFNQAYQLGTEGIGAFPRSLQNPELHRWTTGATVGGPLFRDKLFFFAGYQRRYNSDQATGLSQMTVPTGLTDDRSVAGLDAAAASWGNGKAFTGTIGPIASSLLNAKLPNGQYLIPSAQGVPGAPYQFGVPNVTLIGTSVLTSDQGTGSLTYTVNPKDNLSVKYYYQSDPVQKPFGYSQTGGFPITQDNGSQVGAIDNTIAFSSRLNWEQRLGFVRMNSYSHFTQTVVNPNGGSNFGIGDAAPSTAPPLAPGLPGLLLSGFANTQVDSPGLKVGPFSSFADMGYTQNRVNPSTNLILSLGKHTIKAGGGYNYTQLNIDNNRSGLAQITTKNFTSFLEDAVKSSNVLESIDPISHRNTADRYYRSNEIAAYVVDNWQAMSNLSITVSARYDYKGGLTEKYGNMFNFDQSLFDVSGTTDTGFTVNNAGFVVASNNKYFPTKGESESTLSGRQWGISPRVGFAWSPKANQGRVVFSGGAGMYYDRGELFNYLSQPAGSGTGGPFGVTESSPLASYIVGKGTNLSNPLNVSYAAPSADPSVIGQALQATLNGMTGNSAKFGKNCGAVDNQEGYTDCPDALNFGAYNKRNVLPYTINYTLKFQWQPRNDISFSLGYVGNLGRHAVIPVPLNEPGIATSSNPIHGETGTYGFQVLNQNSFTGFDYNSIAGEPWNTEDGGNTDFRVPFVGFSPNAAIFTTAGNSSYNDLEAHLEKRLSHHVQAGISYTWSHSLDEQSDIGLFFTGNNPNNLKQSYASSDFDRTQVFIANFQVETPDFVRRSSPMAYIANGWHLTGIGVIQSGEPYSLYEFYGAVGSAYFGDFPTLSNPVLSIKDPSHPKRALTGNSGAFRGSGGSFIPHIDPTQLAINYLAPGQKGVPVSTGNDPQDIYETDFAPGNQRNIFRQAGQERLDLSMRKSFHPTTKLVLQYEFNVFNVTNRTSLDVPQNQTQIRQASACSNSAKMNGDNCSTSEYFVNFGQIVTSNSSVDQQSSKTNLDQLPFANGSGRGTTIPTTLPVGVGSCSASGSVGNGCPNNGANFGSVTGTIGGSRAVTMGLHVTF from the coding sequence ATGACGACAACCCATTTTCGGCGCTTCGCCGCGGGTACCCTGCTGGCGATCGCTGCTGTTTTGTATTGTTGCGCCCCCGCTCTTGCTCAGCAGACTCTCGGTTCAATCAACGGAACAGTTCTGGACGCATCTGGCGCGGCTGTGCCCAATGCCACGGTAACCGTGATCAACACTCAGATCAGCCTGAGCCGCACTGCCAAATCGCAAGGCAATGGCTTCTTTCAGGTCTTCAACCTGCCCATCGGCACCTATGATGTAAAGATTACCGGTGCCGGTTTTGAAACCACAGACGAAAATGGAATCACCGTGCAGGAAGCACGTGCAACCACCATCGACGTCAGGCTCAAAATAGGTCAGGCATCTGAATCCGTTGAAGTTACGGCAAATCCTCTGCTCAACGCAACGGATGCCACCAACGGCTATACCCTCGATGCAGGGCAGATCGCTGAAACGCCCTTGGCCACTGGCAGCTTCACTCAGCTCGCCGTGCTTTCCCCCGGCGTCAATGCCGAATTACTCAGCGGCCTCGATTCCAACAGCGGCCTCGGCAACCAGCCCATCTGGGCCAACGGTCAGCGCGATACGTCCAATACCATGCAGGTCAATGGCGTTGACGTCACCAACATCTTTAATGGCAAGACTTCGAGCAGCTCAACTTCACAGCGCTACAACTTCAACATCGGCGCAGGCAGCACATCCGGCTCATCATCGGCTGGTACAGGTGTTACCGGCGGAGCTAACCCCACAGGAACCTCGGTTTTTGGTTCGAACGGTAACAGTCTTCCTTCACCAGTGCCCGAGACTATCGAAGAAGTTCGTGTCAATACCTCCATGTATGACGCCCAGCAAGGTGCAACGAGCGGTGCACAAATCGACGTCAACACCAAGACCGGCACCAATGCATTTCATGGGCAGATCTATGGAACCTTTGCCAACAATGCACTCAACGCTTCACCCTTCTTCTTTAACCAGGCATACCAACTCGGCACTGAAGGCATCGGCGCATTTCCCCGATCTCTCCAGAATCCAGAACTGCATCGCTGGACCACAGGCGCCACCGTTGGCGGTCCTCTCTTCCGCGACAAACTCTTTTTCTTCGCGGGATATCAGCGCCGCTACAATTCGGATCAGGCAACTGGTCTGTCGCAAATGACCGTTCCAACCGGGCTCACGGATGATCGTTCGGTTGCCGGTTTAGATGCTGCTGCTGCTTCCTGGGGTAATGGAAAAGCATTTACAGGAACGATTGGCCCGATCGCATCGTCACTCTTGAATGCCAAGTTGCCCAATGGGCAGTACCTGATTCCTTCGGCTCAGGGCGTACCTGGAGCGCCCTATCAATTTGGAGTTCCGAACGTAACGTTGATTGGAACGTCCGTTTTGACCTCGGATCAAGGCACCGGTTCGCTGACCTACACCGTAAATCCAAAAGATAACCTTTCGGTAAAGTATTACTACCAGAGCGATCCAGTCCAAAAGCCCTTTGGCTATTCGCAAACCGGTGGTTTCCCCATTACTCAGGACAACGGGTCCCAGGTTGGCGCGATCGACAATACCATCGCATTCAGTTCGCGTCTGAACTGGGAACAGCGCCTTGGATTCGTTCGCATGAATTCCTACAGCCACTTCACACAGACTGTTGTTAATCCGAATGGGGGCTCAAACTTCGGCATTGGAGATGCAGCACCCTCAACTGCTCCTCCTCTGGCTCCCGGTTTGCCCGGCCTGCTTCTCAGCGGTTTTGCCAATACCCAGGTTGATTCTCCCGGCCTGAAGGTAGGACCTTTTAGCTCATTTGCCGATATGGGCTATACCCAGAACCGTGTGAATCCCTCGACGAACCTCATTCTTTCTTTGGGTAAACACACCATCAAAGCGGGTGGCGGCTACAATTACACGCAGTTGAATATCGACAACAACCGCAGTGGTCTGGCTCAGATCACAACAAAGAACTTCACCAGCTTCCTCGAAGATGCGGTTAAGAGTTCCAATGTGTTGGAAAGCATCGATCCCATCAGCCACCGCAACACGGCCGATCGTTACTACCGCTCCAATGAAATTGCCGCCTATGTAGTGGACAATTGGCAGGCGATGTCAAACCTCAGCATTACCGTGAGTGCCCGTTATGACTACAAGGGCGGTTTGACCGAAAAATACGGCAACATGTTCAACTTCGATCAGTCCTTGTTTGATGTTTCCGGCACAACAGATACAGGCTTCACGGTCAATAACGCAGGTTTCGTTGTCGCTTCGAACAACAAGTACTTCCCCACCAAAGGCGAGAGCGAATCCACGTTGAGCGGCCGTCAATGGGGTATTTCACCCCGCGTTGGCTTTGCCTGGTCTCCCAAGGCCAATCAGGGCAGGGTTGTGTTCAGCGGCGGCGCCGGCATGTATTACGACCGCGGCGAGTTGTTTAATTATCTTTCCCAGCCGGCAGGCAGCGGCACAGGTGGCCCCTTCGGCGTTACTGAGTCTTCTCCGTTAGCCAGCTATATCGTCGGAAAGGGCACAAACCTGTCGAATCCTCTAAACGTAAGCTATGCTGCGCCTAGTGCGGATCCCAGTGTCATCGGGCAGGCGTTGCAAGCTACGTTGAATGGAATGACTGGTAATAGCGCCAAATTCGGTAAGAATTGCGGCGCCGTGGATAACCAGGAAGGTTACACCGACTGCCCGGATGCATTGAACTTTGGCGCTTATAACAAGCGCAATGTTCTGCCTTACACCATCAACTACACCCTCAAATTTCAATGGCAGCCGAGAAACGATATCTCGTTCTCGCTCGGTTACGTAGGCAATCTCGGTCGCCATGCCGTGATCCCAGTTCCGTTGAACGAGCCGGGAATCGCAACATCCAGCAATCCAATTCACGGCGAAACAGGAACCTACGGTTTCCAGGTGCTGAACCAAAACTCATTCACCGGATTTGACTACAACTCAATCGCGGGCGAGCCATGGAATACCGAGGATGGCGGTAACACCGACTTCCGCGTTCCGTTTGTCGGATTCAGCCCCAACGCGGCAATCTTTACCACTGCGGGCAATTCCTCATATAACGATCTCGAAGCGCATCTTGAAAAGAGGCTCTCGCATCACGTCCAGGCAGGCATCAGCTACACGTGGAGCCACTCACTCGACGAGCAAAGCGACATCGGCCTGTTCTTCACGGGTAACAACCCAAATAACCTGAAGCAGTCGTATGCTTCATCTGACTTTGATCGTACCCAGGTTTTCATCGCCAACTTCCAGGTCGAGACTCCGGACTTTGTCCGGCGTAGCTCACCTATGGCGTATATCGCCAATGGTTGGCATCTGACCGGTATTGGCGTCATCCAGAGCGGCGAGCCCTATTCCCTGTATGAGTTCTATGGCGCAGTGGGCAGTGCTTACTTCGGCGACTTCCCAACACTTTCGAATCCAGTGCTCTCGATCAAGGATCCATCGCATCCCAAGCGGGCTCTCACCGGTAACTCCGGTGCGTTCCGTGGCAGCGGTGGCAGCTTCATTCCCCACATCGATCCCACTCAACTTGCCATCAACTATCTGGCTCCTGGACAAAAGGGCGTGCCCGTTTCCACCGGTAACGATCCTCAGGATATTTACGAGACCGATTTTGCTCCGGGCAACCAGCGCAACATCTTCCGCCAGGCAGGTCAGGAGCGCTTGGATCTCTCGATGCGCAAGAGCTTCCACCCCACTACGAAACTCGTCCTGCAGTACGAGTTCAATGTCTTCAACGTAACCAACAGAACCAGCCTTGACGTGCCCCAGAACCAGACGCAGATTCGTCAGGCTTCTGCCTGCTCCAACTCGGCAAAGATGAACGGAGATAATTGCAGCACGAGCGAATACTTCGTAAACTTCGGTCAGATCGTCACCAGCAATAGCAGCGTGGACCAGCAGTCTTCCAAGACAAATCTGGATCAGCTTCCTTTTGCCAATGGCTCCGGACGGGGAACGACGATTCCGACGACACTGCCGGTCGGTGTCGGTTCTTGCTCGGCGTCGGGTTCAGTCGGCAATGGATGCCCCAACAACGGCGCTAACTTCGGATCGGTTACTGGAACTATCGGTGGTTCGCGTGCTGTCACAATGGGTCTGCACGTCACCTTCTAA